In one window of Bradyrhizobium diazoefficiens DNA:
- the cbiB gene encoding adenosylcobinamide-phosphate synthase CbiB has protein sequence MGFAGAMVVAMAVDALLGWPSKLFARIGHPVTWVGRLIAAIDAGWNRAPDPPWLRRAAGVAGALLVIALAVALGWVLQSLLRFLLPWGWSQIALVGVLAWPLVALRSLHDHVAAVAHPLLGGDIAAAREAVSRIVGRDPAALDEAGIARAAIESLAENASDGIVAPVFWGSLFGLPGILGYKAINTLDSMIGHRSERHEAFGWAAARIDDVANFIPARLTGFLFVLLAPRRSEALSCMRSDARRHRSPNAGWPEAAMAGALGVRLSGPRIYHDSIANEPWLNEAARDPLAADITQGLTIYRRAMLLLAGLLAILAFA, from the coding sequence GTGGGCTTTGCGGGCGCGATGGTGGTGGCGATGGCGGTGGATGCCCTGCTGGGCTGGCCGTCAAAACTGTTTGCGCGGATCGGCCACCCCGTCACCTGGGTCGGCCGGTTGATCGCCGCGATCGACGCCGGCTGGAATCGCGCTCCCGATCCGCCATGGCTTCGCCGCGCTGCTGGCGTCGCTGGAGCGCTTCTGGTGATTGCACTCGCGGTCGCGCTCGGTTGGGTGCTTCAGTCCTTGCTTCGATTCTTACTGCCTTGGGGCTGGAGCCAGATCGCGCTGGTCGGAGTCCTGGCGTGGCCGTTGGTGGCACTCCGCTCGCTGCACGACCATGTCGCCGCCGTCGCACATCCTCTGCTGGGCGGTGACATTGCTGCCGCGCGCGAAGCAGTCTCGCGTATCGTCGGCCGCGATCCCGCCGCGCTTGATGAGGCCGGGATCGCACGCGCCGCCATCGAGAGCCTCGCCGAAAACGCCTCCGACGGCATCGTCGCGCCCGTGTTCTGGGGCTCGCTCTTCGGTCTGCCCGGCATTTTGGGCTACAAGGCGATCAACACGCTGGACTCCATGATCGGTCATCGCAGCGAACGGCACGAGGCCTTCGGTTGGGCGGCTGCGCGCATCGACGATGTCGCGAACTTCATCCCGGCCCGTCTGACCGGTTTTCTCTTCGTGCTGCTCGCGCCGCGGCGATCCGAAGCGCTGTCATGCATGAGAAGTGATGCACGCCGTCATCGCTCGCCCAATGCCGGCTGGCCCGAGGCTGCCATGGCTGGCGCGCTCGGAGTTCGCCTCAGCGGACCCCGCATCTATCACGACAGCATCGCCAACGAGCCTTGGCTCAACGAGGCGGCCCGTGATCCGCTCGCCGCCGACATCACCCAGGGCCTGACGATCTACCGCCGCGCCATGCTGCTGCTCGCGGGCCTGCTTGCGATCCTCGCGTTCGCGTGA
- the bluB gene encoding 5,6-dimethylbenzimidazole synthase, giving the protein MVEFDDTFRRQLRELFVWRRDLRRFRTDALPDGAVDRLIETACLSPSVGLSQPWRFVIVDNAARRRAVIDDFKSCNADALNCYTGERASRYAALKLSGLEQAHSHLAVFADKAGDIGHGLGRATMPETTEYSVVAAITAMWLAARAEGIGLGWVSILNPERIHSALDVPASWKFIAYLCIGYPEAECDQPELERAKWEHRRSASEFTLRR; this is encoded by the coding sequence ATGGTCGAGTTCGACGACACCTTCCGCCGGCAATTACGCGAGCTGTTCGTATGGCGCCGCGACTTGCGCCGCTTTCGCACCGACGCGCTGCCGGATGGCGCCGTCGATCGCCTGATCGAGACGGCTTGTCTGTCACCCTCGGTCGGCCTCAGCCAGCCGTGGCGCTTCGTCATCGTCGACAATGCCGCACGGCGCCGCGCCGTGATCGACGACTTCAAGAGCTGCAACGCCGACGCGCTGAATTGCTACACCGGCGAGCGCGCCAGCCGCTATGCCGCGCTCAAGCTGTCGGGCCTTGAGCAGGCGCACAGCCACCTCGCAGTGTTCGCGGACAAGGCCGGCGACATCGGCCACGGCCTCGGCCGCGCAACCATGCCCGAGACAACGGAATATTCGGTGGTGGCCGCGATCACTGCCATGTGGCTCGCCGCACGCGCGGAAGGTATCGGGCTCGGCTGGGTCTCGATCCTCAATCCGGAGCGGATCCACAGCGCGCTCGACGTGCCCGCCTCCTGGAAATTCATCGCCTATCTCTGCATCGGATATCCCGAGGCGGAGTGCGACCAGCCCGAGCTCGAGCGGGCGAAGTGGGAGCATCGGCGCAGCGCAAGCGAATTCACGCTGCGGCGCTAA
- the cobU gene encoding bifunctional adenosylcobinamide kinase/adenosylcobinamide-phosphate guanylyltransferase has translation MAVILITGGARSGKSQRAETRVRAFPGQPVYIATAEALDAEMDARIARHRARRGTDWIEREVPLDLVPALTATDGGGARLVDCLTLWLSNLMHAERDWEHEMSKLSTTLPRLKSPVVFVTNEVGLGIVPDNALARSFRDAAGIMNQIIAATADEVEFVVAGLPMKLK, from the coding sequence ATGGCCGTCATCTTGATCACGGGCGGAGCGCGATCGGGCAAGAGCCAACGTGCGGAAACGCGCGTGCGCGCCTTCCCCGGGCAGCCCGTCTATATCGCGACGGCCGAGGCGCTCGATGCGGAAATGGACGCGCGCATCGCCAGGCACCGCGCGCGGCGCGGAACCGACTGGATCGAGCGCGAGGTGCCGCTCGATCTCGTGCCTGCGCTAACCGCAACCGATGGCGGCGGCGCAAGGCTCGTCGACTGCCTGACGTTGTGGCTCTCCAATCTGATGCATGCGGAGCGCGACTGGGAACACGAGATGAGCAAGCTCTCCACCACCCTGCCCCGCCTCAAGAGTCCCGTCGTCTTCGTCACCAACGAAGTCGGCCTCGGCATCGTGCCCGACAACGCACTGGCGCGCAGCTTTCGCGACGCCGCTGGGATCATGAACCAGATCATCGCGGCCACCGCTGACGAGGTCGAGTTCGTCGTCGCCGGCCTGCCAATGAAGCTGAAATGA
- the cobS gene encoding adenosylcobinamide-GDP ribazoletransferase — MMARAEILKDIVADLRIATSFVTIVPMASSKPAGDGAIARATWALPLAGLLVGLAGAAVYALASRLGLPSATAALLALATTTLITGALHEDGFADTADGLGGGRTRERKLEIMRDSRIGSYGVCALILSFGLRWSALATIANPWMVMLALVSANAAARAGLPAFMSLVPPARSDGLSSSAGSPPGRSVAVAFGLGTLCLALALGPAKALVGLVLLSLAGLILARLATRQIGGQTGDILGAFEQVGEILILLAAAAFLHAGG, encoded by the coding sequence ATGATGGCGCGCGCTGAAATTCTGAAAGACATCGTCGCCGATCTCAGGATCGCGACGTCTTTCGTCACGATCGTGCCGATGGCATCGTCGAAGCCGGCCGGTGACGGCGCCATCGCGCGCGCGACCTGGGCGCTGCCGCTTGCGGGGCTGCTGGTGGGCCTCGCGGGCGCCGCGGTCTATGCGCTCGCAAGCAGGCTGGGGCTGCCCTCCGCAACAGCCGCCCTGCTTGCGCTGGCGACGACCACCCTGATCACCGGCGCGCTGCACGAGGACGGGTTCGCCGACACCGCCGACGGCCTCGGTGGTGGACGGACGCGCGAGCGCAAGCTCGAGATCATGCGCGACAGCCGGATCGGCAGCTATGGCGTCTGCGCGCTGATCCTGTCGTTCGGTCTGCGCTGGAGCGCACTTGCGACGATCGCCAATCCGTGGATGGTGATGCTTGCGCTCGTCTCAGCGAATGCCGCGGCCCGCGCCGGCTTGCCGGCTTTCATGTCGCTGGTGCCGCCGGCGCGTTCCGACGGGCTGTCGTCGAGCGCGGGATCGCCGCCGGGCCGCAGCGTGGCCGTCGCTTTCGGACTTGGCACGCTTTGTCTTGCGCTGGCGCTCGGGCCGGCCAAGGCGCTGGTCGGCTTGGTCCTGCTGTCGCTCGCCGGGCTGATCCTGGCGCGACTTGCGACCCGCCAGATCGGCGGGCAGACCGGAGACATCCTTGGCGCTTTCGAGCAGGTCGGCGAAATCCTGATCCTGCTGGCCGCCGCAGCCTTCCTTCACGCGGGAGGATGA
- a CDS encoding cytochrome-c peroxidase, which produces MPELGSYRSRILAGTIASAALGVLGFSTIGFGAAVVGESRKAEITQKAPSSLDALKAQYRRPASIPFPKDNPYTPDKAALGKKLYFDTRLSVSSAQSCASCHSPGFGWGDGLAVGVGHGMAKLGRHSPTIVNAAWSAIFMWDGRLPTLEDQALGPIQSPGEMNMKLDDLMARLASIPEYKPMFDASFPGQGMTAKALAQAIATYERTVVSERAPFDAWIEGNEKAIPEAAKRGFAVFNGKAQCAACHEGWNFTNEGFQDIGLPSTDIGRGEYLPGVIKMQHAFKTPGLREINRRSPFMHDGSLATLEAVIDHYDHGGVDRPSRSDLMRPLGLTAQEKADLVAFLKTLTSELEPTAVPVLPR; this is translated from the coding sequence ATGCCGGAGCTGGGCTCCTATCGTTCGCGCATCCTCGCCGGAACGATTGCATCGGCCGCGCTCGGCGTTCTCGGCTTCAGCACGATCGGTTTTGGCGCCGCCGTGGTCGGCGAAAGCCGCAAGGCCGAGATCACGCAGAAGGCACCGAGCAGTCTCGACGCGTTGAAGGCGCAGTACCGTAGGCCCGCTTCGATCCCTTTCCCGAAGGACAATCCCTACACGCCCGACAAGGCGGCGCTCGGCAAGAAGTTGTATTTCGACACGCGTCTCTCGGTAAGCTCTGCGCAGTCATGCGCCAGCTGCCATAGTCCGGGTTTCGGTTGGGGTGACGGGCTCGCCGTCGGCGTCGGCCACGGCATGGCCAAGCTCGGGCGCCACTCGCCGACTATCGTCAACGCCGCCTGGAGCGCGATCTTCATGTGGGATGGACGACTTCCGACGCTGGAAGATCAGGCGCTCGGTCCGATCCAGTCGCCCGGCGAGATGAATATGAAGCTCGACGACTTGATGGCCCGGCTGGCGAGTATTCCCGAATATAAGCCGATGTTCGACGCGAGCTTTCCCGGCCAGGGCATGACGGCCAAGGCACTGGCGCAGGCGATCGCCACCTATGAGCGCACGGTCGTCTCGGAGCGCGCACCGTTTGACGCCTGGATCGAAGGCAACGAGAAGGCCATCCCCGAAGCAGCCAAGCGTGGCTTCGCCGTGTTCAACGGCAAGGCGCAATGCGCGGCCTGCCACGAGGGCTGGAACTTCACCAACGAGGGCTTTCAGGATATCGGCCTGCCGAGCACCGACATCGGCCGCGGCGAATATCTGCCGGGGGTGATCAAGATGCAGCACGCGTTCAAGACGCCCGGCCTGCGCGAGATCAACCGTCGCAGTCCTTTCATGCATGACGGCTCGCTCGCAACGCTCGAAGCGGTCATCGACCACTACGACCATGGCGGCGTCGACCGCCCCAGCCGATCCGATCTCATGCGCCCGCTCGGATTGACGGCGCAGGAGAAGGCCGATCTCGTCGCTTTCCTCAAGACCTTGACCAGCGAGCTCGAACCCACGGCCGTGCCGGTCCTGCCACGCTGA
- the cobD gene encoding threonine-phosphate decarboxylase CobD: MREHGGNLDHARQRFGGRADDWIDLSTGINRLPYPVGEISAHHWQALPSRSEIDALHRAARHAYGTAAPVVAMGGAQAAIQLLPQLAPGGRARIFAPIYNEYAPVLSAAGWEVEEVWELDALAGADLAIVVNPNNPDGRRHAPKDLLALLPRVGRLVIDESFIDAVPELSLASEADRPGLLILRSFGKFYGLAGLRLGFALGNAADIGKLAAASGPWPVSGAAIAIGCRALRDDAWAKATSARLARDCVRLDEMVQSQGWQLVGGAPLFRLYETPGALAAQQKLAQGQIWSRVFAQNPTWLRLGLPGIEAEWTRLAEVLD, translated from the coding sequence ATGCGCGAGCACGGTGGAAATCTCGATCACGCCCGGCAGCGTTTTGGCGGACGCGCGGACGACTGGATCGATCTCTCGACCGGGATCAACCGGCTGCCTTATCCCGTGGGCGAGATCAGCGCGCATCATTGGCAGGCGTTGCCGTCGCGATCCGAGATCGACGCGTTGCACCGGGCGGCCCGGCATGCCTATGGCACAGCTGCGCCCGTCGTCGCGATGGGCGGCGCGCAAGCCGCCATTCAACTGTTGCCGCAGCTCGCGCCGGGTGGCCGGGCGCGCATCTTCGCGCCGATATACAACGAATACGCTCCCGTTCTCTCGGCTGCGGGATGGGAGGTCGAGGAGGTCTGGGAGCTCGATGCGCTGGCGGGGGCGGATCTCGCCATCGTCGTCAATCCCAACAATCCTGACGGACGCCGTCATGCGCCAAAGGATTTGCTCGCGCTCTTGCCGCGCGTCGGCCGCCTCGTCATCGACGAGAGTTTTATTGATGCCGTTCCCGAGCTCTCGCTCGCCTCAGAAGCCGACCGGCCGGGGCTGCTGATCCTCCGCTCCTTCGGAAAGTTTTATGGTCTTGCCGGCTTGCGGCTCGGCTTCGCGCTCGGCAATGCGGCCGACATCGGCAAGCTCGCGGCGGCGTCAGGTCCATGGCCGGTGTCAGGTGCGGCGATCGCGATCGGCTGCCGCGCCTTGCGCGACGATGCCTGGGCCAAGGCGACGTCAGCGCGGCTTGCGCGTGACTGTGTTCGCCTCGACGAGATGGTGCAGTCGCAAGGCTGGCAGCTCGTCGGCGGCGCGCCACTGTTTCGTCTCTACGAGACGCCGGGCGCACTTGCCGCGCAGCAGAAGCTGGCGCAAGGCCAAATCTGGTCCCGTGTCTTCGCGCAGAACCCGACATGGCTGCGCCTCGGGCTTCCGGGCATTGAGGCCGAATGGACGCGCCTCGCCGAGGTGCTAGACTAG
- a CDS encoding ring-cleaving dioxygenase has translation MSGLHHVTAIAGDPIRNFGFYTRDLGLRFVKKTVNFDDPGTYHFYYGDETGRPGTILTFFPWAGVPAGRRGVGETHQTAFRVPQRSLGYWTQRFTEKGIAYEALEKRFGESVLPFTDPDGMALALVGIPGVEHEPGWSNGDVPAEHAIRGFHGVTLLLDSATKTAAVLTDVFGFKETGREGSVIRFKAPGDAQGSVVDIYEAKGFLRGHQGGGSVHHIAFRAADDAEQSQMAQKLVTNHGLRPTEQKDRNYFRSIYFREPGGVLFEIATDIPGFAVDEPVATLGRDLKLPSFLEPQRKQIEGVLPHLEESMS, from the coding sequence ATGTCTGGACTGCACCACGTCACCGCGATCGCCGGCGACCCCATCAGGAATTTCGGCTTCTACACCCGCGATCTCGGCCTGCGCTTCGTCAAGAAGACGGTCAATTTCGACGATCCCGGCACCTATCACTTCTACTATGGCGACGAGACCGGCCGGCCCGGCACCATCCTGACTTTCTTTCCCTGGGCCGGCGTGCCGGCCGGGCGCCGCGGCGTCGGCGAGACCCATCAGACCGCCTTCCGCGTGCCGCAGCGCTCGCTCGGCTACTGGACCCAGCGTTTCACCGAGAAGGGCATCGCCTACGAGGCGCTGGAGAAGCGTTTTGGCGAATCCGTGCTGCCGTTCACCGACCCTGATGGCATGGCGCTCGCGCTGGTCGGCATTCCCGGCGTCGAGCACGAGCCCGGCTGGAGCAATGGCGACGTGCCGGCCGAGCACGCGATCCGCGGCTTCCACGGCGTGACGTTGCTGCTCGACAGCGCGACGAAGACGGCTGCCGTTCTCACCGACGTGTTCGGCTTCAAGGAGACCGGACGCGAAGGCTCCGTGATCCGCTTCAAGGCGCCTGGCGACGCCCAGGGAAGCGTCGTCGACATCTACGAGGCCAAGGGCTTTTTGCGTGGGCATCAGGGCGGCGGCTCGGTGCATCACATCGCCTTCCGCGCAGCGGACGATGCCGAACAGAGCCAGATGGCGCAAAAGCTCGTTACGAACCACGGCCTGCGCCCGACCGAGCAGAAGGACCGCAACTACTTCCGCTCGATCTATTTCCGCGAACCCGGCGGCGTGCTGTTCGAGATCGCCACCGATATTCCCGGCTTCGCCGTTGACGAACCCGTCGCGACGCTGGGGCGCGACTTGAAGCTGCCGAGTTTCCTCGAGCCGCAGCGCAAGCAGATCGAGGGTGTCCTGCCCCACCTCGAAGAAAGCATGTCATGA
- a CDS encoding plastocyanin/azurin family copper-binding protein: protein MRTIALFTCVIVAGFSVGAYAATEVIHQQGRAFSSETISVKKGEAVTFLNDDTVPHNIMSASKGNEFNLGSQAPGTSTDVTFKEAGDVQVICAIHPRMKMMVKVTD from the coding sequence ATGCGCACAATCGCTCTGTTCACCTGCGTGATCGTTGCCGGCTTCTCGGTCGGCGCCTATGCCGCGACCGAAGTGATCCACCAGCAGGGACGGGCCTTCTCCTCCGAGACCATCTCGGTCAAGAAGGGCGAAGCCGTCACCTTCCTCAACGACGACACCGTGCCGCACAACATCATGTCGGCCAGCAAGGGCAATGAGTTCAACCTGGGTTCGCAGGCGCCCGGCACCTCGACGGATGTCACCTTCAAGGAAGCGGGAGATGTGCAGGTGATCTGCGCCATTCACCCGCGCATGAAGATGATGGTCAAGGTGACCGACTAA
- a CDS encoding methyl-accepting chemotaxis protein produces MVGFIRTIAGQTNLLALNATIEAARAGEAGRGFAVVASEVKALATQTAKATEEISSQITEVQSATRLAVENVGAIALIIGDIDGFTGRIAAAVAQQNEAAGEISRNIGQAAAGTAQVARSIAGTAEATDTANRTADMVLATAHDLSGQATQLRSSVDRFLSNVAA; encoded by the coding sequence GTGGTCGGCTTCATCAGGACCATCGCCGGCCAGACCAATCTGCTCGCGCTCAACGCCACGATCGAAGCGGCGCGGGCTGGCGAGGCGGGCAGGGGCTTTGCAGTCGTCGCCTCGGAGGTGAAGGCGCTGGCGACGCAGACGGCAAAGGCCACGGAGGAGATTTCGTCCCAGATCACCGAGGTGCAGTCGGCGACCCGGCTGGCGGTCGAGAATGTCGGTGCCATCGCGCTGATCATCGGCGACATCGACGGCTTTACCGGACGGATCGCGGCTGCGGTCGCCCAGCAGAATGAAGCGGCCGGCGAGATATCGAGGAATATCGGGCAGGCGGCCGCCGGCACGGCGCAGGTCGCGCGCAGCATTGCCGGAACGGCGGAGGCGACCGACACCGCCAACCGCACGGCCGATATGGTTCTCGCCACGGCGCACGACCTGTCCGGCCAGGCCACGCAGCTGCGCTCGTCGGTGGACCGGTTCCTGTCGAATGTCGCGGCGTAA
- a CDS encoding LysR family transcriptional regulator — MDKVASLRAFVQVVESGSFAEAGRQLRLSRSAISKYIADLEESLGVQLLNRTTRHASPTENGQRYFERAVVILSEIEAADHAVAQAQSAPRGLLRVNAPMSFGTMRLGPVLAEFMARYPELQLQIVLSDDLLDPVQDGFDVTLRIAELESSSLIARKIMPVARMICASPDYLARHGTPKHPQELRDHASLTYGFLLTGNQWKLTGRDGDHWIQPAWSLCVNNAEVLRDVAIKGRGLALLPEFIAADALRKGELRTVLDNYSAPPLALYAVYPPTRHLSVKVRLFIDFLVERFSAGNEREV; from the coding sequence TTGGATAAGGTCGCCAGCCTCCGGGCTTTCGTCCAAGTGGTCGAAAGCGGCAGCTTTGCGGAAGCCGGCCGGCAATTGCGGTTGTCGCGCTCGGCGATCAGCAAGTACATCGCCGACCTCGAGGAGAGCCTCGGCGTCCAGCTCCTGAACCGGACCACCCGCCACGCCAGCCCGACCGAGAATGGCCAGCGCTATTTCGAGCGCGCGGTCGTCATCCTGTCGGAGATCGAGGCCGCCGACCACGCGGTGGCGCAAGCGCAGTCGGCGCCGCGGGGCCTGTTGCGCGTCAATGCGCCGATGTCGTTCGGCACGATGCGGTTAGGTCCCGTGCTCGCTGAATTCATGGCGCGCTATCCCGAGCTTCAGCTCCAGATCGTGCTCAGCGACGATCTGCTCGATCCCGTTCAGGACGGTTTTGACGTGACGCTGCGGATCGCGGAATTGGAATCCTCGAGCTTGATAGCGCGAAAAATCATGCCAGTGGCGCGCATGATCTGCGCTTCGCCGGATTATCTCGCGCGGCACGGCACGCCAAAGCATCCGCAGGAGCTGCGCGACCACGCCTCGCTGACCTACGGCTTCCTGCTCACCGGCAATCAGTGGAAGCTCACAGGCCGCGACGGCGATCACTGGATCCAGCCCGCCTGGTCGCTCTGCGTCAACAATGCCGAGGTTTTGCGCGATGTCGCGATCAAGGGCAGGGGGCTCGCGCTGCTGCCTGAGTTCATCGCAGCCGATGCTTTGCGGAAGGGCGAACTGCGGACGGTGCTGGACAATTATTCTGCACCGCCGCTCGCGCTCTATGCGGTCTATCCGCCGACGCGGCACCTGTCAGTGAAGGTGCGGCTGTTTATCGATTTTCTGGTCGAGCGTTTCAGTGCAGGGAACGAACGTGAGGTCTGA
- a CDS encoding alpha/beta hydrolase, with translation MTENTFIHRFEPATNAGSVPLLLLHGTGGDENDLLGLGKMISPGSALLSPRGRVLEHGMPRFFRRLAEGVFDEEDVRRRALELGDFVADAQQRYGIAAPVAVGFSNGANIAAALLLLKPDVLAGAILLRAMVPLSDPPKAELIGKPVLLLSGQADPIVPASNSAKLAAMLSEAGARVDHKVLPAGHQLSQADVTLARNWIGNIAAAEAA, from the coding sequence ATGACCGAGAACACATTCATCCATCGTTTCGAGCCCGCGACCAACGCGGGCTCGGTCCCGCTCCTGCTGCTGCACGGCACCGGCGGCGACGAGAACGATCTGCTCGGGCTTGGTAAGATGATCTCACCCGGCTCCGCCCTGCTCTCGCCGCGCGGCCGCGTGCTCGAACACGGCATGCCGCGCTTCTTCCGCCGCCTGGCCGAAGGCGTGTTCGACGAGGAGGACGTGCGCCGACGCGCGCTCGAACTCGGCGATTTCGTCGCGGATGCACAGCAGCGATATGGCATCGCAGCACCGGTTGCGGTCGGCTTCTCCAACGGCGCCAACATCGCAGCCGCGCTGTTGCTGCTGAAGCCGGACGTGCTTGCAGGCGCAATCCTGCTCCGTGCGATGGTGCCGCTGTCCGATCCACCCAAGGCGGAGCTTATCGGCAAGCCCGTTCTGCTGTTGTCCGGGCAGGCTGATCCAATCGTGCCGGCGAGCAATTCGGCAAAGCTTGCGGCGATGTTGTCGGAAGCAGGAGCGCGTGTCGACCACAAGGTCTTACCGGCAGGCCATCAATTGTCGCAAGCCGACGTGACGCTCGCCCGCAACTGGATCGGCAACATCGCCGCCGCAGAAGCGGCCTGA
- a CDS encoding caspase family protein produces MKIRSSPWAFLLILLLLFPLAIPDKCLADARVALVIGNGAYRNVPRLTNPANDATDVAAALKAVGFETIVATDLDRAGMDEIAIRFARVAQNADIALLYYSGHALQFAGVNYLAPTDTQMKDVADLRRLVRLDDMVADLQQAKNLRILVLDACRDNPFANELRRSLGSSRAVSVQRGLAKLDNAKGMIVAYATQSGQTAEDGDGRNSPYTKAFLENIKAPEEIGTIFRRVSSDVYETTKHGQLPELSLSIIGEFYLHGKVEVALTPQQSGLSRTLLGTPFNASEVPFLCDQCREQIRTSFVGQSLHSALVLSFDGGSYWSTGRRTALEARASALAQCLIANRQACFVYAIDGRISWDEPPPPLPIEPWFSSNPAAARPFNIQEIGAIRPDDRERAARLYREFHGKALAVGADWQWTMTGRANSDKEAARVALQRCAYITHSPCRVAAIADSLIADHNVLDAVPRSIPAAPLSQAVTGPDYALTGPELRLDQIPFVCDLCREQIKQNLSSKPDHTALAISFSGRYWTTWGRASAEEARTRVLGGCLGASQSMCFVYAVDGKIVWKEAPLDIPPAPWFTHAGERPLAVNDPGVFSDNARKFIEKFYTPASGQKAIAMGQGGYLGVAFDPQLKTENEAARLALDRCGFLVQATCRIIAVNDSYVVEADSLAQLRR; encoded by the coding sequence ATGAAAATCCGGTCATCCCCTTGGGCGTTTCTTCTAATTCTGCTTTTGCTCTTTCCGCTGGCGATCCCCGACAAATGTCTTGCAGATGCGAGGGTAGCCCTCGTCATCGGAAATGGCGCCTATCGCAATGTCCCACGGTTGACCAATCCCGCGAACGACGCCACCGATGTTGCGGCCGCACTCAAGGCCGTCGGATTTGAGACAATCGTGGCGACCGATCTCGATCGGGCCGGTATGGACGAGATTGCAATTCGCTTCGCCCGCGTAGCACAAAACGCGGACATTGCCCTCTTGTACTATAGCGGCCACGCCCTGCAATTTGCCGGTGTCAACTATCTGGCTCCCACCGACACGCAAATGAAGGACGTCGCAGATCTGCGGCGCCTGGTGCGCCTCGACGATATGGTCGCCGACCTTCAGCAGGCCAAGAACTTACGTATTCTCGTGCTCGACGCCTGCCGCGATAACCCGTTTGCCAATGAGCTGCGACGGTCGCTCGGGTCCAGCCGGGCCGTTTCCGTGCAACGGGGATTGGCCAAGCTGGACAATGCGAAAGGCATGATCGTCGCATACGCCACCCAGTCCGGACAGACGGCGGAGGACGGTGATGGTCGCAACAGTCCGTACACCAAAGCATTTCTCGAAAACATTAAGGCGCCGGAAGAGATCGGAACGATTTTCCGCAGAGTTAGTTCGGACGTCTATGAAACGACAAAGCACGGCCAGTTGCCCGAGCTTTCGCTGTCGATCATCGGGGAGTTCTATCTGCACGGAAAAGTGGAAGTTGCGCTGACTCCCCAGCAATCAGGCTTGTCGCGAACGTTGCTAGGTACGCCGTTCAACGCTTCCGAGGTACCGTTCCTGTGCGATCAATGTCGCGAACAGATCAGAACTTCGTTTGTCGGTCAATCATTGCATTCCGCGCTCGTCTTGTCGTTTGACGGTGGATCCTACTGGTCAACAGGACGGCGCACCGCTCTCGAGGCACGAGCCAGCGCACTCGCTCAATGCTTGATTGCCAATCGGCAGGCCTGCTTCGTTTACGCAATCGATGGCCGGATCAGTTGGGACGAACCACCCCCGCCCCTGCCAATCGAACCGTGGTTTTCATCAAACCCCGCTGCCGCCAGGCCATTTAACATCCAGGAAATCGGGGCAATCCGCCCGGATGATCGGGAGAGGGCGGCACGGTTGTATCGGGAGTTTCACGGCAAGGCCCTCGCCGTTGGAGCAGACTGGCAGTGGACAATGACGGGCCGAGCCAATTCTGACAAGGAAGCCGCACGCGTAGCATTGCAGCGATGTGCCTACATAACCCATTCGCCGTGTCGTGTGGCCGCGATCGCCGATTCCCTCATCGCCGACCACAACGTCCTGGATGCGGTGCCCCGCTCGATCCCCGCAGCACCGCTATCACAAGCCGTGACCGGGCCGGACTATGCATTGACGGGACCTGAGCTCAGACTGGACCAAATTCCGTTCGTCTGCGACCTGTGTCGCGAGCAGATCAAGCAGAATCTGAGCTCCAAACCCGATCATACTGCACTCGCTATTTCCTTCTCCGGTCGCTACTGGACAACCTGGGGTCGGGCCAGTGCTGAAGAGGCCCGGACGCGCGTCCTTGGTGGATGTTTGGGCGCATCTCAGTCGATGTGCTTCGTCTATGCCGTTGACGGAAAGATTGTCTGGAAGGAAGCCCCCTTGGACATCCCGCCTGCACCCTGGTTCACTCACGCAGGCGAGAGGCCTCTCGCCGTCAACGATCCCGGCGTCTTTTCCGACAACGCACGAAAGTTCATCGAGAAGTTCTACACTCCGGCTTCCGGCCAGAAAGCAATCGCCATGGGTCAGGGCGGCTACCTGGGGGTAGCGTTCGATCCGCAACTGAAGACCGAGAATGAGGCGGCGCGGCTCGCGCTCGATCGCTGCGGATTCCTGGTACAGGCGACCTGCCGGATCATTGCGGTCAACGATAGCTATGTCGTCGAGGCTGATTCGCTTGCGCAGCTCCGGCGTTGA